Part of the Apus apus isolate bApuApu2 chromosome 28, bApuApu2.pri.cur, whole genome shotgun sequence genome, CTGCATGCTGCAGAGGgtcaacacacacacagccaccCCTGCAAGCAACACCCAGACCTTAAGGACAGCCCCCAGGGCACCCTCggggtgctgagctgcccagTCCCTCTGCTCACACCAGCCCTTACCGCTGGGGatctgctccagctgtgcctggaACCCGTCCCGCTCCCCGGAGCCCAGTGCTGTGGGGCTGAAGGTGAAGAGTTTCTGGAGCTCCCTGAGGTGGTGGCAGCGTTTTTCCAGACAcccctcctgcagggacagcCCCTGGAGCTGCTCGGCCACATCCCCTGCTGACTTCTTCTCTTTGCTGCAGAAGCAAAGTCGGTCAGGGGAGAAATAACCACTCCAAAAATCACCTTTGCTGGGGCACTGGTGGTGGGGAGTGAACCCCttctgggaggctgcagggaggaggggagagcagggaacTCACTGAATCTTCCTGTGGAGGATGCTGAGCAGCTGATGGCGAGTGGTGATGGAGACTGACTCAGAGAGCAGGTAGGCAGTGGAAAGGGGGTCCTGGTTCCCTGTGGCTagagccaggagctggcagagctggctgtaGAGCACACTGGGAGGGCAGTAGCTGATGCAGTTGAAAGCATCTTTCAGAAGCTCAAGGACTGTGTCCAGTGAGGAGACATCTGGAAGGGACAAAACAGCCCAAGCCCAGGGCAGAATCAGCCCAGAGGCCTCAGGGGAggtggagcagaggggacagacACAGCATCCCCAGCgcagccaccagctcccagtCCAAGACCAGCATCCCACGCACTGGAGGCTCATGGAGCAGCCCCATGCTACTCTTGGCCAACAGCCTGGTGCCCACCCAGTCCCCCTCCCCAGGAAATAGGACAAAATCCTCCCTGTGGGTCAAGATCAAGACAGGGAGGTCTTGGATCTGTTACCAGCTCTGCCAGAACAAACCCACCCAGGTTCTCACCACCAGCCTtgggcagggctgaggagaCGGTCCCCTCGGGGTGCAGGGggtgccccctgcccagccactgTGCTGCCATGATGTCCTCACTGGCTTCTTGCCTCAGGACCTCCTGCTCCCCGTCCAtgccctcctgcctgtgccAAGGCAGGTGTCTCCTGCCTGTGGGGACAGAGGCACCTGGTCCCTCGgactggtggcagcagcagggacagaccTACGCAACTGCTTGGGGGTGCATGAAGGCAAAACCCCCCCCTCCTGATCCCTGGAGTAGCCCAGCTCACCTGGAgccccctcctcttccttggAGGCCCACAAGACCTTGCAGCTCGTCTCATGCTCTTCCTCCACAGCCCTCAGAAGCTcccgctcctcctcctctctccgGCCGACCGCCCTGCGGGTCGCTCgctcccttctctcccctgcagccccagctcggGGGACTCTGCGGGGGTGggcactgctgccctgcccccTCAACCCGGAGGATTTGGGGGGCAGAACTTTCTGGGCACAGGATTTCTTGCGGGTAGCTCTGGGGGTCAGCCCTGCTTTGAGATCCTCCAGGTCACTGTCATCACTGAAGGTCACCTGAAGCAGAGGGACAGGTGGGGTGCCAGGGTTGGTGCCAGGCAGGGGAGCTGCCCCtctcagccccctccccactcaCCTGCAGGCGGGACTTGACCCTCCCCAAGACTTTGGGTGCCCGTGGGAGCCGGGCCCTGCCAGCTGGTGGGGAGGATTCATTGAAGATGGTGAAGGGagtcctggcagcagcagctgcacgTGGCTGGGCAGGATGGGCTTTCTGGCGAGGGGTGCAGGGCACTGTCACTGGGCGGATGACGATGGGGGGCACCTCGCTGTCTGAGCCACCCACAGCAAAGACATCATCACTGCTTGGCACAGCCACAGGCTTCGCTCTCTGGTTCCTCTTCACTCTGGGCTTGGGCCCAGCAGGGGCCATCGCCGGGGTGTTCTTGCGCCTTTGGGGTCGAGCTTTGCCAGTCGTGAGGGTCTGGGGCACAGCCACCTCCTCAGGCTCTGCTGAAGCCAGCGTGGACAGCTGCCAGGtccaagaagcagcaaagacacCATCCACAGAGCTGCCGTGCTTGGAGGCCACGTGGTAAATGGCAGCCGTGGCTTTGGCAAGCAGCAGGCTGGCCCTGGAGACCCCCCAGCTGGGCAGGTGGGGTCTGCAGGACGCCAGGAAGGTCAACCCCAtctccaggtcctcctgcagctcctccgCCAGCTGGGGACTAGCCAGGCTCTGAACGGCCAACGCAGCGTAGGCAGAGGCCACCAGCTCGTCCAGCATCtccagggcagggggctgcagggcagggggctgcagggcagggggctgcaggctgcccCCCAGCCCGTCCCGCAGCGCGGCGGCAGAGCGGGCGGTCAGGGCAGCGCAGCGCGGCCGCAGCGCCcgcagcagagccagcccccCGGCCACGCTGCCCACGGCCAGCTCAGCCTGGGCACAGCAGAGGAGCCAGcgcaggcagagagcagagagggcCAGGTcggagcagaggcagcaggggcaggaggctgggTGGGTGAGGAAGGccagcctcttcctcctcttggGCTTCAGCTCCGGCGAGGCGGTGAGCGCGtctgccttctccagcctgCTCACCGgggccaccagctccagcaccgGGCCCTTCAGGAAACACTCCTCTTCCCCAGGGGGCTCAGAGATGGGGGTCCGTGGCTTCTTGCCCTCGAGTTTGCCCTTCCTGGGCAGGATCTTCGTCTGGtccttctgcttcttgctgTCTTTAAGCTCTGTGGGTGGAGGGGAGGGTTATTTTGgcctcctcccccagctcccaccacaaCCAGCCTGAGGAAGGGTGTGAGGGGCTGGATCCAACACTTCTGCTTCCCCCAGCGAAGCCTTTGGCTGCTGGAGGAGTCACTTGATGAGCCCAGACATGGCTCAGAATCACCCCCCACCTCTGTACCCTCCTGGGAGGGACAGGGGAttggctgctccagcagcacctgcacaAGGCAGATGTTTTGTTCCAGCTCACAAAGAGTCACCCCTGGCACTTCCTGGCCTTGGGGGTCACCTCAGCCCCCCATTCCCCTTCAAGTCCAGAGCAGGAACCCACCAGTGCTGGACTCCAGGAGAAAGAGAACATGCTCCAGGCTGAAGTTACTCAGCTCCAGCTCACTCTGCTGCAGCTCTAGCTGGGCCTTCAGCACCAGGAAGGAAGCCAACCTGGGGGGCAGATGGAAAGGCAGCCCTCAGAGCCACCCCAACCACAGCCCCTACTCCATCCCCAGAAGGAACAAACTCACACCCAACCTGGTGAGCTGGATTCATGGGTTAACACCCCTCAGGGCAGCTGCTTGCCCCAGACCAAGCTGAGAAGGTGCCAAACCCTCCCAGCCAGGACCAGTCCCCTCCAAGGGACAGGAACACCTGATGTCCCCTGTGGCTACAAGGCAGCTCATCCCTGATCAAGCATCCCCCAAGTTCAGGGCCAGGCTGTTCCCCAGTTGCATGGACAACTCACCAACGGGTGCTTTGCAGTTTCTGGGCCAGCCTGATGGCCTCCAAGCAGAAGGCTTTAGCCTTAGACACCATCTCCAACCTGCTGAGGAGAGCCACCAGGTGCTCCAAGCAGCCCAGCATGTCTGCCAGCACTTGCCACTTCAGCAGCAGGTTGTCCCCTGTGAGGCAGGACAAGAAGGTGACCCAAGCTGCTCTTCCCAGAGTAGCAGGCAAAGAGCCTGACACTTTccagaggggcaggggggaTCCCAGGGGGTTCTGGTCCCCACCAGCTCACCACAATCCACAAACTGGACATCAGACACCCCTGCCCGGCAGCCCAGCACGTCACTGCCCATCAGCAGGAGGATGATGCTGCGGAAAAGCTTCTGGGCTTCACTGAGAGCCATCTCAGGCATCTGCCACCCTGTGTGAGGGCAGTTGTGGGGATCAGCACCCACCAACACCCTTCCCAGCACGGAGCAAATTCCCTCTCATCACCCCACACAGGCTGGAGAAACCCAGAAGTCAAACATTTGCAGGGCAAATCTCATTTGAAAAGAAcacttcagcctggagaagactccatGGTGACCTCAGAGCAACTtcccagtatctgaaggggacctacaagaaagctggggtggggcttTTTACAcgtgtgtagtgagaggacaaggggcaatggtctgaagcttaaagaggggagattcaggttggacattaggaaaaagttccttcctgtgagggtggtgagatgctggaacaggttgcccagggaagctgtggctgccccatccctggcagtgttgaagggcaggttggatggggcttggagcaacctgggctggtgggaggtgtccctgcccatgcagggaggttggaactaaaCGGTCTTtcagatcccttccaacccaaaccattccatgactgtTTCATCCATGACCCCTGCCAGGCTGGTGCACCTCAGGAGGGTTTTAACCATCCCAGCAACTCACCTTGGGCAAAGAGCTGCTGCCGAAGCTCcagggagaggcaggcaggggggaggcTCAGGTAGACAGTCACCAGCTGAAGGACATGGGCTCGCAGCAGGTACCAGacctttgtggttttttgatGAGGAAGGTTCTGGAGCACTTGCAGCAACAGGGTGAGCCCCTCTTCAAGCTGCAGAGCAAGAAAGAGTCACCATTTGTGGTTCAGAGCGTCCCCATGCTCAAGGTTCCTCGTGAGAGCTAATgacagacagagctgctgcagcctcctctcACCCTCTGACACCACTTCTGAGTTAGAAGAGGGTTTTTAGGAGCCTCACCTGGTGGTtggtgcagcagagctggctgcggagcaggaggcaggtttgctgctgcagcaggtagGAGCTGTCACTGCCATCAGCCTTCTGCAGACAGGACTCCATCTCctccaggaagagctggaaacaAACATGTCACCATCAAGGCTGCAGCCTCAGGGAAGGGCTGAgcaagccctgcagccccttccctccctgccagacTTACCTGGGCATAGTTGGGACACTCCAGCTGGAAGAGCAGCCTGGTGACCTGGCCCAGGGCACTGGCCATGCCCAGGCTGTCCCCGAGCGCACGGCACAGGTCTCTGACCAGGAGGTAGGTCTCCATGGCTTGCaagggctggggacaggaaaCCACCCCCCAGTTACACTCAGAGGCCACCTGAGAGGGACTGTGTGCCAAGGGAGGCTGCTGTGCcaccagccccctccccaaCAGCATCACCTTGGCCATCAGCTTGTAGAGAGCTGCCAGGAGGCGCAGGGAGGCCGCGGTCTGCTCAGGGCTGCGCACGGCCGGGACACGCCGCgtccccaggagctgcttccACAAGGTGAAGGCATCATCCAGGCTTTGGTGCAGAGCTGAGAGCACAGCGTGGGTCTGAGACACCCTGACCCAAACCCAGGCCCTCCTAAAAAGCCTCTTCTTAAAGGGCCAAACCCGCCAGCATCCTCACCactctctgctgccaggctgaAGTGGACTCCATCGTACAGGAACGGGTCCTCCAGCAGCCTGTCCTCGTGGTTGAGGTCATTGGGCTCAAACTCTTCCAGTTTCTTCAGCCCCTGAGCTTTGGCTCTCTGGTCTCTCTCTATGCTCTGCAGTGGGGGAGAATGCACCTTGAGACACCCCAGGGTTTCCAGTGGGGTTTAGGTGTCCTTTGGTGGCCCCAGTGAAGAGCTGAGCACTGCCAACAAGGCTGAGGGCACCTGACAAGCACAGAGCCCTGTGGTGTTCCCAGATTTGGACCTTTCAGtgtcccacagccctgctctgcccaccccccccgccCACCTTCTCCAGCTTGGACTCCAGGGTGCAGATGTAgagccagagcagagcctgTGCCTGGTCATCAAGGAGCTGGTCCTGGTTCTGGGCACTCCTGggcaccagctccagcagcctcaAGGCTTCATGGATTGAGTCCAGggaggagctgccagagagagggaTCAGAAACAGCCTTTGGTCCCCAAAACCCCTGGAGCATTTTAAGGGGAGGCACAGGTACATCTCAGGACTCCAAACAGAGCAAACAGCCAGAACAATAACACTCCAGATCCTTAAAACTGCCCCTGAGGACCCTCGAATGCTCCTTGGGGACTTTCAGGGACACAGAGGGGTGATCTCAGTGTGCCAGTGTCCACCCACCAGTCTGTCTGCTGGGAGTAGCTGTGGTAGCACAAGACCTGGGCCAGCTCCATCAAGCCAATGGCTCTCTCATGCAGGCGACCACTCTCCTCtgggcacagctccagcaggtcGCAGAGGACGTTGTAGCGTTCCTGCCCCGTGTCACCTTGGACAGTCTTGTAGGCCTTCAGCTCAGCAAAGAGGACATTCACCAAGGTCTCTGTGTCCAGCTTATGCCCTTCCAAGCCTTCCTTCAGGGTTCTGGGAGAAACAGAAGCTGTGTGAGGGCTCCAGGAACATCTCACGGGCTCAAATgtcatttcatagaatcatcaaggttggaagggaccttaaagaccatcaggttccagcccccctgccatgagcagggacccctcccaccagcccaggctgcacaaaacctcctccaacctggccttaaaagcctccagggctggggcatcaacaacctccctgggcaacccatcccagttcctcaccacctgagagtgaagaatttcttcctaatctctcacctcaatctcccccctctcagcttaaaaccatcaccccttgtcctctcaccatCTTCTCCGGTGAAAAGTCCTCCNNNNNNNNNNNNNNNNNNNNNNNNNNNNNNNNNNNNNNNNNNNNNNNNNNNNNNNNNNNNNNNNNNNNNNNNNNNNNNNNNNNNNNNNNNNNNNNNNNNNCCCCCCCAATCCTGAGGGATCTGGAGATGGTggttggagctgctggagcccgAGTCCTCCTGGGGTTCAGCACCACCCTTGGGGACACACACACGGACACACCCAGGACCTTCCTCTCTTTTGTCACCTCCCGGGTAGGGGGTGTTGTCACTTCTTGGATCAAAAAGGACCAATTTCCCACCTGAGGCAGCAAAATCCCAAGGAATTGGGGTGTTTTTAGGGGGAGGAAGGTGGCACTGACCAACCCCTCAGCACCCCCAAATCCTGAGGGATCTGGAGATGGTggttggagctgctggagcctgaGTCCTCCTGGGGTTCAGCACCACCcttggacacacacacacacacggtgGCCCCAGGATGTGGTTTTTGAgccattttgtttctttttgacCCCAAAGTGAAGATGGatccataaaaaaaaccaccccaaaacctTCATTCCCACCGATCGGTGTCACCTTTGGGGCTTCTCCTCACTCCACCACAACCTTCAG contains:
- the ESPL1 gene encoding separin; this encodes MTPHWVSRGHSNLTEDNGETQTLKEGLEGHKLDTETLVNVLFAELKAYKTVQGDTGQERYNVLCDLLELCPEESGRLHERAIGLMELAQVLCYHSYSQQTDCSSLDSIHEALRLLELVPRSAQNQDQLLDDQAQALLWLYICTLESKLEKSIERDQRAKAQGLKKLEEFEPNDLNHEDRLLEDPFLYDGVHFSLAAESGEDAGGVSQTHAVLSALHQSLDDAFTLWKQLLGTRRVPAVRSPEQTAASLRLLAALYKLMAKPLQAMETYLLVRDLCRALGDSLGMASALGQVTRLLFQLECPNYAQLFLEEMESCLQKADGSDSSYLLQQQTCLLLRSQLCCTNHQLEEGLTLLLQVLQNLPHQKTTKVWYLLRAHVLQLVTVYLSLPPACLSLELRQQLFAQGWQMPEMALSEAQKLFRSIILLLMGSDVLGCRAGVSDVQFVDCGDNLLLKWQVLADMLGCLEHLVALLSRLEMVSKAKAFCLEAIRLAQKLQSTRWLASFLVLKAQLELQQSELELSNFSLEHVLFLLESSTELKDSKKQKDQTKILPRKGKLEGKKPRTPISEPPGEEECFLKGPVLELVAPVSRLEKADALTASPELKPKRRKRLAFLTHPASCPCCLCSDLALSALCLRWLLCCAQAELAVGSVAGGLALLRALRPRCAALTARSAAALRDGLGGSLQPPALQPPALQPPALEMLDELVASAYAALAVQSLASPQLAEELQEDLEMGLTFLASCRPHLPSWGVSRASLLLAKATAAIYHVASKHGSSVDGVFAASWTWQLSTLASAEPEEVAVPQTLTTGKARPQRRKNTPAMAPAGPKPRVKRNQRAKPVAVPSSDDVFAVGGSDSEVPPIVIRPVTVPCTPRQKAHPAQPRAAAAARTPFTIFNESSPPAGRARLPRAPKVLGRVKSRLQVTFSDDSDLEDLKAGLTPRATRKKSCAQKVLPPKSSGLRGQGSSAHPRRVPRAGAAGERRERATRRAVGRREEEERELLRAVEEEHETSCKVLWASKEEEGAPGRRHLPWHRQEGMDGEQEVLRQEASEDIMAAQWLGRGHPLHPEGTVSSALPKAGDVSSLDTVLELLKDAFNCISYCPPSVLYSQLCQLLALATGNQDPLSTAYLLSESVSITTRHQLLSILHRKIHKEKKSAGDVAEQLQGLSLQEGCLEKRCHHLRELQKLFTFSPTALGSGERDGFQAQLEQIPSGVAVCVLTLCSMQPGCVGDTLLLTRLEKGAAPLTLRIPTAPNTTPLHLLLRDFDTIQKEQKEANSCTEKESWWLRRFELDGKMKSLIETLEMQVLGCWRGALIPTSPDPALAEEAARLHAQLRCCGWRDADPSLLKVVLNAAALLTPHDVQALAFGLCPARPRQAQLLLQELLEKHRPCTKQPPGSLVLVLDKHLQKLPWESMTCLKAVPVTRLPSLRFLLSYSLAQKQPRSVLSRGVDPSSIFYVLNPHSNLLGTEKRFREWFEREPGWKGVTGAVPSPLQIQAALQEHDLYIYMGHGAGARFLDGQTLSRLDCRAVALLFGCSSAALALRGGLEGSGIILSYILAGCPLVLGNLWDVTDRDIDRYAQALLEGWLQGGSAAPLLSSVAQARQAPRLKYLIGAAPVAYGLPVCLQ